The Muntiacus reevesi chromosome 7, mMunRee1.1, whole genome shotgun sequence genome includes a region encoding these proteins:
- the TPM1 gene encoding tropomyosin alpha-1 chain isoform X26 yields the protein MDAIKKKMQMLKLDKENALDRAEQAEADKKAAEDRSKQLEDELVSLQKKLKATEDELDKYSEALKDAQEKLELAEKKATDAEADVASLNRRIQLVEEELDRAQERLATALQKLEEAEKAADESERGMKVIESRAQKDEEKMEIQEIQLKEAKHIAEDADRKYEEVARKLVIIESDLERAEERAELSEGQVRQLEEQLRIMDQTLKALMAAEDKYSQKEDKYEEEIKVLSDKLKEAETRAEFAERSVTKLEKSIDDLEDKYLCFTSPKTPSSSWMSHLSELCSLSVLQLTLILSFHILP from the exons ATGGACGCCATCAAGAAGAAGATGCAGATGCTCAAGCTCGACAAGGAGAACGCCTTGGATCGAGCGGAGCAGGCGGAGGCCGATAAGAAGGCAGCGGAAGACAGGAGCAAGCAG CTGGAAGATGAGCTGGTGTCGCTGCAAAAGAAACTCAAGGCCACCGAAGATGAACTGGACAAATACTCCGAGGCTCTCAAAGATGCCCAGGAGAAGCTGGAGCTGGCGGAGAAAAAGGCCACCGAC GCTGAAGCCGACGTAGCTTCTCTGAACAGACGCATCCAGCTGGTTGAGGAAGAGTTGGATCGTGCCCAGGAGCGTCTGGCAACAGCTCTACAGAAGCTAGAGGAGGCCGAGAAGGCAGCAGATGAGAGTGAGAG AGGCATGAAAGTCATTGAGAGCCGAGCCCAAAAGGATGAGGAGAAGATGGAGATTCAGGAGATCCAGCTGAAAGAGGCCAAGCACATTGCTGAGGATGCCGACCGCAAGTATGAAGAG GTGGCCCGTAAGCTGGTCATCATTGAGAGTGACCTGGAGCGTGCAGAGGAGCGGGCTGAGCTCTCAGAAGG CCAAGTTCGACAGCTGGAAGAACAATTAAGAATAATGGATCAGACCTTGAAAGCATTAATGGCTGCAGAGGATAAG TACTCGCAGAAGGAAGACAAATACGAGGAAGAGATCAAGGTCCTTTCTGACAAGCTGAAGGAG GCTGAGACTCGGGCTGAGTTTGCGGAGAGGTCAGTAACTAAATTGGAGAAAAGCATTGATGACTTGGAAG ATAAGTATCTTTGCTTCACTTCTCCCAAGACCCCTTCATCGAGCTGGATGTCCCACCTCTCTGAGCTCTGCAGTTTGTCTGTTCTCCAGCTGACCCTGATTCTTTCTTTTCACATCCTGCCTTAG
- the TPM1 gene encoding tropomyosin alpha-1 chain isoform X6: MDAIKKKMQMLKLDKENALDRAEQAEADKKAAEDRSKQLEDELVSLQKKLKATEDELDKYSEALKDAQEKLELAEKKATDAEADVASLNRRIQLVEEELDRAQERLATALQKLEEAEKAADESERGMKVIESRAQKDEEKMEIQEIQLKEAKHIAEDADRKYEEVARKLVIIESDLERAEERAELSEGQVRQLEEQLRIMDQTLKALMAAEDKYSQKEDKYEEEIKVLSDKLKEAETRAEFAERSVTKLEKSIDDLEDELYAQKLKYKAISEELDHALNDMTSI, encoded by the exons ATGGACGCCATCAAGAAGAAGATGCAGATGCTCAAGCTCGACAAGGAGAACGCCTTGGATCGAGCGGAGCAGGCGGAGGCCGATAAGAAGGCAGCGGAAGACAGGAGCAAGCAG CTGGAAGATGAGCTGGTGTCGCTGCAAAAGAAACTCAAGGCCACCGAAGATGAACTGGACAAATACTCCGAGGCTCTCAAAGATGCCCAGGAGAAGCTGGAGCTGGCGGAGAAAAAGGCCACCGAC GCTGAAGCCGACGTAGCTTCTCTGAACAGACGCATCCAGCTGGTTGAGGAAGAGTTGGATCGTGCCCAGGAGCGTCTGGCAACAGCTCTACAGAAGCTAGAGGAGGCCGAGAAGGCAGCAGATGAGAGTGAGAG AGGCATGAAAGTCATTGAGAGCCGAGCCCAAAAGGATGAGGAGAAGATGGAGATTCAGGAGATCCAGCTGAAAGAGGCCAAGCACATTGCTGAGGATGCCGACCGCAAGTATGAAGAG GTGGCCCGTAAGCTGGTCATCATTGAGAGTGACCTGGAGCGTGCAGAGGAGCGGGCTGAGCTCTCAGAAGG CCAAGTTCGACAGCTGGAAGAACAATTAAGAATAATGGATCAGACCTTGAAAGCATTAATGGCTGCAGAGGATAAG TACTCGCAGAAGGAAGACAAATACGAGGAAGAGATCAAGGTCCTTTCTGACAAGCTGAAGGAG GCTGAGACTCGGGCTGAGTTTGCGGAGAGGTCAGTAACTAAATTGGAGAAAAGCATTGATGACTTGGAAG ACGAGCTGTACGCTCAGAAACTGAAGTACAAAGCCATCAGCGAGGAGCTGGACCACGCTCTCAACGACATGACTTCCAT ATAA
- the TPM1 gene encoding tropomyosin alpha-1 chain isoform X30 — translation MAGSSSLEAVRRKIRSLQEQADAAEERAGSLQRELDYERKLRETAEADVASLNRRIQLVEEELDRAQERLATALQKLEEAEKAADESERGMKVIESRAQKDEEKMEIQEIQLKEAKHIAEDADRKYEEVARKLVIIESDLERAEERAELSEGQVRQLEEQLRIMDQTLKALMAAEDKYSQKEDKYEEEIKVLSDKLKEAETRAEFAERSVTKLEKSIDDLEDKYLCFTSPKTPSSSWMSHLSELCSLSVLQLTLILSFHILP, via the exons ATGGCGGGGAGCAGCTCGCTGGAGGCGGTGCGGAGGAAGATTCGGAGCCTGCAGGAGCAGGCGGACGCCGCGGAGGAGCGCGCGGGCAGCCTGCAGCGCGAACTGGACTACGAGAGGAAGCTGAGGGAGACC GCTGAAGCCGACGTAGCTTCTCTGAACAGACGCATCCAGCTGGTTGAGGAAGAGTTGGATCGTGCCCAGGAGCGTCTGGCAACAGCTCTACAGAAGCTAGAGGAGGCCGAGAAGGCAGCAGATGAGAGTGAGAG AGGCATGAAAGTCATTGAGAGCCGAGCCCAAAAGGATGAGGAGAAGATGGAGATTCAGGAGATCCAGCTGAAAGAGGCCAAGCACATTGCTGAGGATGCCGACCGCAAGTATGAAGAG GTGGCCCGTAAGCTGGTCATCATTGAGAGTGACCTGGAGCGTGCAGAGGAGCGGGCTGAGCTCTCAGAAGG CCAAGTTCGACAGCTGGAAGAACAATTAAGAATAATGGATCAGACCTTGAAAGCATTAATGGCTGCAGAGGATAAG TACTCGCAGAAGGAAGACAAATACGAGGAAGAGATCAAGGTCCTTTCTGACAAGCTGAAGGAG GCTGAGACTCGGGCTGAGTTTGCGGAGAGGTCAGTAACTAAATTGGAGAAAAGCATTGATGACTTGGAAG ATAAGTATCTTTGCTTCACTTCTCCCAAGACCCCTTCATCGAGCTGGATGTCCCACCTCTCTGAGCTCTGCAGTTTGTCTGTTCTCCAGCTGACCCTGATTCTTTCTTTTCACATCCTGCCTTAG
- the TPM1 gene encoding tropomyosin alpha-1 chain isoform X11 yields the protein MAGSSSLEAVRRKIRSLQEQADAAEERAGSLQRELDYERKLRETAEADVASLNRRIQLVEEELDRAQERLATALQKLEEAEKAADESERGMKVIESRAQKDEEKMEIQEIQLKEAKHIAEDADRKYEEVARKLVIIESDLERAEERAELSEGKCAELEEELKTVTNNLKSLEAQAEKYSQKEDKYEEEIKVLSDKLKEAETRAEFAERSVTKLEKSIDDLEDELYAQKLKYKAISEELDHALNDMTSI from the exons ATGGCGGGGAGCAGCTCGCTGGAGGCGGTGCGGAGGAAGATTCGGAGCCTGCAGGAGCAGGCGGACGCCGCGGAGGAGCGCGCGGGCAGCCTGCAGCGCGAACTGGACTACGAGAGGAAGCTGAGGGAGACC GCTGAAGCCGACGTAGCTTCTCTGAACAGACGCATCCAGCTGGTTGAGGAAGAGTTGGATCGTGCCCAGGAGCGTCTGGCAACAGCTCTACAGAAGCTAGAGGAGGCCGAGAAGGCAGCAGATGAGAGTGAGAG AGGCATGAAAGTCATTGAGAGCCGAGCCCAAAAGGATGAGGAGAAGATGGAGATTCAGGAGATCCAGCTGAAAGAGGCCAAGCACATTGCTGAGGATGCCGACCGCAAGTATGAAGAG GTGGCCCGTAAGCTGGTCATCATTGAGAGTGACCTGGAGCGTGCAGAGGAGCGGGCTGAGCTCTCAGAAGG CAAATGTGCCGAGCTTGAAGAAGAGTTGAAAACTGTGACGAACAACTTGAAATCACTGGAGGCTCAGGCTGAGAAG TACTCGCAGAAGGAAGACAAATACGAGGAAGAGATCAAGGTCCTTTCTGACAAGCTGAAGGAG GCTGAGACTCGGGCTGAGTTTGCGGAGAGGTCAGTAACTAAATTGGAGAAAAGCATTGATGACTTGGAAG ACGAGCTGTACGCTCAGAAACTGAAGTACAAAGCCATCAGCGAGGAGCTGGACCACGCTCTCAACGACATGACTTCCAT ATAA
- the TPM1 gene encoding tropomyosin alpha-1 chain isoform X29: protein MAGSSSLEAVRRKIRSLQEQADAAEERAGSLQRELDYERKLRETAEADVASLNRRIQLVEEELDRAQERLATALQKLEEAEKAADESERGMKVIESRAQKDEEKMEIQEIQLKEAKHIAEDADRKYEEVARKLVIIESDLERAEERAELSEGKCAELEEELKTVTNNLKSLEAQAEKYSQKEDKYEEEIKVLSDKLKEAETRAEFAERSVTKLEKSIDDLEDKYLCFTSPKTPSSSWMSHLSELCSLSVLQLTLILSFHILP from the exons ATGGCGGGGAGCAGCTCGCTGGAGGCGGTGCGGAGGAAGATTCGGAGCCTGCAGGAGCAGGCGGACGCCGCGGAGGAGCGCGCGGGCAGCCTGCAGCGCGAACTGGACTACGAGAGGAAGCTGAGGGAGACC GCTGAAGCCGACGTAGCTTCTCTGAACAGACGCATCCAGCTGGTTGAGGAAGAGTTGGATCGTGCCCAGGAGCGTCTGGCAACAGCTCTACAGAAGCTAGAGGAGGCCGAGAAGGCAGCAGATGAGAGTGAGAG AGGCATGAAAGTCATTGAGAGCCGAGCCCAAAAGGATGAGGAGAAGATGGAGATTCAGGAGATCCAGCTGAAAGAGGCCAAGCACATTGCTGAGGATGCCGACCGCAAGTATGAAGAG GTGGCCCGTAAGCTGGTCATCATTGAGAGTGACCTGGAGCGTGCAGAGGAGCGGGCTGAGCTCTCAGAAGG CAAATGTGCCGAGCTTGAAGAAGAGTTGAAAACTGTGACGAACAACTTGAAATCACTGGAGGCTCAGGCTGAGAAG TACTCGCAGAAGGAAGACAAATACGAGGAAGAGATCAAGGTCCTTTCTGACAAGCTGAAGGAG GCTGAGACTCGGGCTGAGTTTGCGGAGAGGTCAGTAACTAAATTGGAGAAAAGCATTGATGACTTGGAAG ATAAGTATCTTTGCTTCACTTCTCCCAAGACCCCTTCATCGAGCTGGATGTCCCACCTCTCTGAGCTCTGCAGTTTGTCTGTTCTCCAGCTGACCCTGATTCTTTCTTTTCACATCCTGCCTTAG
- the TPM1 gene encoding tropomyosin alpha-1 chain isoform X3 has product MDAIKKKMQMLKLDKENALDRAEQAEADKKAAEDRSKQLEEDIAAKEKLLRVSEDERDRVLEELHKAEDSLLAADEAAAKAEADVASLNRRIQLVEEELDRAQERLATALQKLEEAEKAADESERGMKVIESRAQKDEEKMEIQEIQLKEAKHIAEDADRKYEEVARKLVIIESDLERAEERAELSEGKCAELEEELKTVTNNLKSLEAQAEKYSQKEDKYEEEIKVLSDKLKEAETRAEFAERSVTKLEKSIDDLEDELYAQKLKYKAISEELDHALNDMTSI; this is encoded by the exons ATGGACGCCATCAAGAAGAAGATGCAGATGCTCAAGCTCGACAAGGAGAACGCCTTGGATCGAGCGGAGCAGGCGGAGGCCGATAAGAAGGCAGCGGAAGACAGGAGCAAGCAG CTCGAGGAGGACATAGCGGCCAAGGAGAAGCTGCTGCGGGTGTCGGAGGACGAGCGGGACCGGGTGCTGGAGGAGTTGCACAAGgcagaggacagcctcctggcCGCCGACGAGGCCGCCGCCAAG GCTGAAGCCGACGTAGCTTCTCTGAACAGACGCATCCAGCTGGTTGAGGAAGAGTTGGATCGTGCCCAGGAGCGTCTGGCAACAGCTCTACAGAAGCTAGAGGAGGCCGAGAAGGCAGCAGATGAGAGTGAGAG AGGCATGAAAGTCATTGAGAGCCGAGCCCAAAAGGATGAGGAGAAGATGGAGATTCAGGAGATCCAGCTGAAAGAGGCCAAGCACATTGCTGAGGATGCCGACCGCAAGTATGAAGAG GTGGCCCGTAAGCTGGTCATCATTGAGAGTGACCTGGAGCGTGCAGAGGAGCGGGCTGAGCTCTCAGAAGG CAAATGTGCCGAGCTTGAAGAAGAGTTGAAAACTGTGACGAACAACTTGAAATCACTGGAGGCTCAGGCTGAGAAG TACTCGCAGAAGGAAGACAAATACGAGGAAGAGATCAAGGTCCTTTCTGACAAGCTGAAGGAG GCTGAGACTCGGGCTGAGTTTGCGGAGAGGTCAGTAACTAAATTGGAGAAAAGCATTGATGACTTGGAAG ACGAGCTGTACGCTCAGAAACTGAAGTACAAAGCCATCAGCGAGGAGCTGGACCACGCTCTCAACGACATGACTTCCAT ATAA
- the TPM1 gene encoding tropomyosin alpha-1 chain isoform X25, translating to MDAIKKKMQMLKLDKENALDRAEQAEADKKAAEDRSKQLEDELVSLQKKLKATEDELDKYSEALKDAQEKLELAEKKATDAEADVASLNRRIQLVEEELDRAQERLATALQKLEEAEKAADESERGMKVIESRAQKDEEKMEIQEIQLKEAKHIAEDADRKYEEVARKLVIIESDLERAEERAELSEGKCAELEEELKTVTNNLKSLEAQAEKYSQKEDKYEEEIKVLSDKLKEAETRAEFAERSVTKLEKSIDDLEDKYLCFTSPKTPSSSWMSHLSELCSLSVLQLTLILSFHILP from the exons ATGGACGCCATCAAGAAGAAGATGCAGATGCTCAAGCTCGACAAGGAGAACGCCTTGGATCGAGCGGAGCAGGCGGAGGCCGATAAGAAGGCAGCGGAAGACAGGAGCAAGCAG CTGGAAGATGAGCTGGTGTCGCTGCAAAAGAAACTCAAGGCCACCGAAGATGAACTGGACAAATACTCCGAGGCTCTCAAAGATGCCCAGGAGAAGCTGGAGCTGGCGGAGAAAAAGGCCACCGAC GCTGAAGCCGACGTAGCTTCTCTGAACAGACGCATCCAGCTGGTTGAGGAAGAGTTGGATCGTGCCCAGGAGCGTCTGGCAACAGCTCTACAGAAGCTAGAGGAGGCCGAGAAGGCAGCAGATGAGAGTGAGAG AGGCATGAAAGTCATTGAGAGCCGAGCCCAAAAGGATGAGGAGAAGATGGAGATTCAGGAGATCCAGCTGAAAGAGGCCAAGCACATTGCTGAGGATGCCGACCGCAAGTATGAAGAG GTGGCCCGTAAGCTGGTCATCATTGAGAGTGACCTGGAGCGTGCAGAGGAGCGGGCTGAGCTCTCAGAAGG CAAATGTGCCGAGCTTGAAGAAGAGTTGAAAACTGTGACGAACAACTTGAAATCACTGGAGGCTCAGGCTGAGAAG TACTCGCAGAAGGAAGACAAATACGAGGAAGAGATCAAGGTCCTTTCTGACAAGCTGAAGGAG GCTGAGACTCGGGCTGAGTTTGCGGAGAGGTCAGTAACTAAATTGGAGAAAAGCATTGATGACTTGGAAG ATAAGTATCTTTGCTTCACTTCTCCCAAGACCCCTTCATCGAGCTGGATGTCCCACCTCTCTGAGCTCTGCAGTTTGTCTGTTCTCCAGCTGACCCTGATTCTTTCTTTTCACATCCTGCCTTAG
- the TPM1 gene encoding tropomyosin alpha-1 chain isoform X14, which translates to MAGSSSLEAVRRKIRSLQEQADAAEERAGSLQRELDYERKLRETAEADVASLNRRIQLVEEELDRAQERLATALQKLEEAEKAADESERGMKVIESRAQKDEEKMEIQEIQLKEAKHIAEDADRKYEEVARKLVIIESDLERAEERAELSEGQVRQLEEQLRIMDQTLKALMAAEDKYSQKEDKYEEEIKVLSDKLKEAETRAEFAERSVTKLEKSIDDLEDELYAQKLKYKAISEELDHALNDMTSI; encoded by the exons ATGGCGGGGAGCAGCTCGCTGGAGGCGGTGCGGAGGAAGATTCGGAGCCTGCAGGAGCAGGCGGACGCCGCGGAGGAGCGCGCGGGCAGCCTGCAGCGCGAACTGGACTACGAGAGGAAGCTGAGGGAGACC GCTGAAGCCGACGTAGCTTCTCTGAACAGACGCATCCAGCTGGTTGAGGAAGAGTTGGATCGTGCCCAGGAGCGTCTGGCAACAGCTCTACAGAAGCTAGAGGAGGCCGAGAAGGCAGCAGATGAGAGTGAGAG AGGCATGAAAGTCATTGAGAGCCGAGCCCAAAAGGATGAGGAGAAGATGGAGATTCAGGAGATCCAGCTGAAAGAGGCCAAGCACATTGCTGAGGATGCCGACCGCAAGTATGAAGAG GTGGCCCGTAAGCTGGTCATCATTGAGAGTGACCTGGAGCGTGCAGAGGAGCGGGCTGAGCTCTCAGAAGG CCAAGTTCGACAGCTGGAAGAACAATTAAGAATAATGGATCAGACCTTGAAAGCATTAATGGCTGCAGAGGATAAG TACTCGCAGAAGGAAGACAAATACGAGGAAGAGATCAAGGTCCTTTCTGACAAGCTGAAGGAG GCTGAGACTCGGGCTGAGTTTGCGGAGAGGTCAGTAACTAAATTGGAGAAAAGCATTGATGACTTGGAAG ACGAGCTGTACGCTCAGAAACTGAAGTACAAAGCCATCAGCGAGGAGCTGGACCACGCTCTCAACGACATGACTTCCAT ATAA
- the TPM1 gene encoding tropomyosin alpha-1 chain isoform X27, protein MDAIKKKMQMLKLDKENALDRAEQAEADKKAAEDRSKQLEEDIAAKEKLLRVSEDERDRVLEELHKAEDSLLAADEAAAKAEADVASLNRRIQLVEEELDRAQERLATALQKLEEAEKAADESERGMKVIESRAQKDEEKMEIQEIQLKEAKHIAEDADRKYEEVARKLVIIESDLERAEERAELSEGKCAELEEELKTVTNNLKSLEAQAEKYSQKEDKYEEEIKVLSDKLKEAETRAEFAERSVTKLEKSIDDLEDKYLCFTSPKTPSSSWMSHLSELCSLSVLQLTLILSFHILP, encoded by the exons ATGGACGCCATCAAGAAGAAGATGCAGATGCTCAAGCTCGACAAGGAGAACGCCTTGGATCGAGCGGAGCAGGCGGAGGCCGATAAGAAGGCAGCGGAAGACAGGAGCAAGCAG CTCGAGGAGGACATAGCGGCCAAGGAGAAGCTGCTGCGGGTGTCGGAGGACGAGCGGGACCGGGTGCTGGAGGAGTTGCACAAGgcagaggacagcctcctggcCGCCGACGAGGCCGCCGCCAAG GCTGAAGCCGACGTAGCTTCTCTGAACAGACGCATCCAGCTGGTTGAGGAAGAGTTGGATCGTGCCCAGGAGCGTCTGGCAACAGCTCTACAGAAGCTAGAGGAGGCCGAGAAGGCAGCAGATGAGAGTGAGAG AGGCATGAAAGTCATTGAGAGCCGAGCCCAAAAGGATGAGGAGAAGATGGAGATTCAGGAGATCCAGCTGAAAGAGGCCAAGCACATTGCTGAGGATGCCGACCGCAAGTATGAAGAG GTGGCCCGTAAGCTGGTCATCATTGAGAGTGACCTGGAGCGTGCAGAGGAGCGGGCTGAGCTCTCAGAAGG CAAATGTGCCGAGCTTGAAGAAGAGTTGAAAACTGTGACGAACAACTTGAAATCACTGGAGGCTCAGGCTGAGAAG TACTCGCAGAAGGAAGACAAATACGAGGAAGAGATCAAGGTCCTTTCTGACAAGCTGAAGGAG GCTGAGACTCGGGCTGAGTTTGCGGAGAGGTCAGTAACTAAATTGGAGAAAAGCATTGATGACTTGGAAG ATAAGTATCTTTGCTTCACTTCTCCCAAGACCCCTTCATCGAGCTGGATGTCCCACCTCTCTGAGCTCTGCAGTTTGTCTGTTCTCCAGCTGACCCTGATTCTTTCTTTTCACATCCTGCCTTAG
- the TPM1 gene encoding tropomyosin alpha-1 chain isoform X1, which yields MDAIKKKMQMLKLDKENALDRAEQAEADKKAAEDRSKQLEDELVSLQKKLKATEDELDKYSEALKDAQEKLELAEKKATDAEADVASLNRRIQLVEEELDRAQERLATALQKLEEAEKAADESERGMKVIESRAQKDEEKMEIQEIQLKEAKHIAEDADRKYEEVARKLVIIESDLERAEERAELSEGKCAELEEELKTVTNNLKSLEAQAEKYSQKEDKYEEEIKVLSDKLKEAETRAEFAERSVTKLEKSIDDLEDELYAQKLKYKAISEELDHALNDMTSI from the exons ATGGACGCCATCAAGAAGAAGATGCAGATGCTCAAGCTCGACAAGGAGAACGCCTTGGATCGAGCGGAGCAGGCGGAGGCCGATAAGAAGGCAGCGGAAGACAGGAGCAAGCAG CTGGAAGATGAGCTGGTGTCGCTGCAAAAGAAACTCAAGGCCACCGAAGATGAACTGGACAAATACTCCGAGGCTCTCAAAGATGCCCAGGAGAAGCTGGAGCTGGCGGAGAAAAAGGCCACCGAC GCTGAAGCCGACGTAGCTTCTCTGAACAGACGCATCCAGCTGGTTGAGGAAGAGTTGGATCGTGCCCAGGAGCGTCTGGCAACAGCTCTACAGAAGCTAGAGGAGGCCGAGAAGGCAGCAGATGAGAGTGAGAG AGGCATGAAAGTCATTGAGAGCCGAGCCCAAAAGGATGAGGAGAAGATGGAGATTCAGGAGATCCAGCTGAAAGAGGCCAAGCACATTGCTGAGGATGCCGACCGCAAGTATGAAGAG GTGGCCCGTAAGCTGGTCATCATTGAGAGTGACCTGGAGCGTGCAGAGGAGCGGGCTGAGCTCTCAGAAGG CAAATGTGCCGAGCTTGAAGAAGAGTTGAAAACTGTGACGAACAACTTGAAATCACTGGAGGCTCAGGCTGAGAAG TACTCGCAGAAGGAAGACAAATACGAGGAAGAGATCAAGGTCCTTTCTGACAAGCTGAAGGAG GCTGAGACTCGGGCTGAGTTTGCGGAGAGGTCAGTAACTAAATTGGAGAAAAGCATTGATGACTTGGAAG ACGAGCTGTACGCTCAGAAACTGAAGTACAAAGCCATCAGCGAGGAGCTGGACCACGCTCTCAACGACATGACTTCCAT ATAA
- the TPM1 gene encoding tropomyosin alpha-1 chain isoform X5, with translation MDAIKKKMQMLKLDKENALDRAEQAEADKKAAEDRSKQLEEDIAAKEKLLRVSEDERDRVLEELHKAEDSLLAADEAAAKAEADVASLNRRIQLVEEELDRAQERLATALQKLEEAEKAADESERGMKVIESRAQKDEEKMEIQEIQLKEAKHIAEDADRKYEEVARKLVIIESDLERAEERAELSEGKCAELEEELKTVTNNLKSLEAQAEKYSQKEDKYEEEIKVLSDKLKEAETRAEFAERSVTKLEKSIDDLEDELYAQKLKYKAISEELDHALNDMTSM, from the exons ATGGACGCCATCAAGAAGAAGATGCAGATGCTCAAGCTCGACAAGGAGAACGCCTTGGATCGAGCGGAGCAGGCGGAGGCCGATAAGAAGGCAGCGGAAGACAGGAGCAAGCAG CTCGAGGAGGACATAGCGGCCAAGGAGAAGCTGCTGCGGGTGTCGGAGGACGAGCGGGACCGGGTGCTGGAGGAGTTGCACAAGgcagaggacagcctcctggcCGCCGACGAGGCCGCCGCCAAG GCTGAAGCCGACGTAGCTTCTCTGAACAGACGCATCCAGCTGGTTGAGGAAGAGTTGGATCGTGCCCAGGAGCGTCTGGCAACAGCTCTACAGAAGCTAGAGGAGGCCGAGAAGGCAGCAGATGAGAGTGAGAG AGGCATGAAAGTCATTGAGAGCCGAGCCCAAAAGGATGAGGAGAAGATGGAGATTCAGGAGATCCAGCTGAAAGAGGCCAAGCACATTGCTGAGGATGCCGACCGCAAGTATGAAGAG GTGGCCCGTAAGCTGGTCATCATTGAGAGTGACCTGGAGCGTGCAGAGGAGCGGGCTGAGCTCTCAGAAGG CAAATGTGCCGAGCTTGAAGAAGAGTTGAAAACTGTGACGAACAACTTGAAATCACTGGAGGCTCAGGCTGAGAAG TACTCGCAGAAGGAAGACAAATACGAGGAAGAGATCAAGGTCCTTTCTGACAAGCTGAAGGAG GCTGAGACTCGGGCTGAGTTTGCGGAGAGGTCAGTAACTAAATTGGAGAAAAGCATTGATGACTTGGAAG ACGAGCTGTACGCTCAGAAACTGAAGTACAAAGCCATCAGCGAGGAGCTGGACCACGCTCTCAACGACATGACTTCCATGTAA
- the TPM1 gene encoding tropomyosin alpha-1 chain isoform X8 — MDAIKKKMQMLKLDKENALDRAEQAEADKKAAEDRSKQLEEDIAAKEKLLRVSEDERDRVLEELHKAEDSLLAADEAAAKAEADVASLNRRIQLVEEELDRAQERLATALQKLEEAEKAADESERGMKVIESRAQKDEEKMEIQEIQLKEAKHIAEDADRKYEEVARKLVIIESDLERAEERAELSEGQVRQLEEQLRIMDQTLKALMAAEDKYSQKEDKYEEEIKVLSDKLKEAETRAEFAERSVTKLEKSIDDLEDELYAQKLKYKAISEELDHALNDMTSI; from the exons ATGGACGCCATCAAGAAGAAGATGCAGATGCTCAAGCTCGACAAGGAGAACGCCTTGGATCGAGCGGAGCAGGCGGAGGCCGATAAGAAGGCAGCGGAAGACAGGAGCAAGCAG CTCGAGGAGGACATAGCGGCCAAGGAGAAGCTGCTGCGGGTGTCGGAGGACGAGCGGGACCGGGTGCTGGAGGAGTTGCACAAGgcagaggacagcctcctggcCGCCGACGAGGCCGCCGCCAAG GCTGAAGCCGACGTAGCTTCTCTGAACAGACGCATCCAGCTGGTTGAGGAAGAGTTGGATCGTGCCCAGGAGCGTCTGGCAACAGCTCTACAGAAGCTAGAGGAGGCCGAGAAGGCAGCAGATGAGAGTGAGAG AGGCATGAAAGTCATTGAGAGCCGAGCCCAAAAGGATGAGGAGAAGATGGAGATTCAGGAGATCCAGCTGAAAGAGGCCAAGCACATTGCTGAGGATGCCGACCGCAAGTATGAAGAG GTGGCCCGTAAGCTGGTCATCATTGAGAGTGACCTGGAGCGTGCAGAGGAGCGGGCTGAGCTCTCAGAAGG CCAAGTTCGACAGCTGGAAGAACAATTAAGAATAATGGATCAGACCTTGAAAGCATTAATGGCTGCAGAGGATAAG TACTCGCAGAAGGAAGACAAATACGAGGAAGAGATCAAGGTCCTTTCTGACAAGCTGAAGGAG GCTGAGACTCGGGCTGAGTTTGCGGAGAGGTCAGTAACTAAATTGGAGAAAAGCATTGATGACTTGGAAG ACGAGCTGTACGCTCAGAAACTGAAGTACAAAGCCATCAGCGAGGAGCTGGACCACGCTCTCAACGACATGACTTCCAT ATAA